The Calypte anna isolate BGI_N300 chromosome 20, bCalAnn1_v1.p, whole genome shotgun sequence DNA window CCTCTCCCTCCTGGCCACTGCCCCAGGCTGGGTCACCCTTCCCTGGGTCCTTCCTCCATCTCTCCAGGAGCCTTTGAGCAGAGATGGGACAGAAATCCCTCCTGAACCCTACTCCTGGAGGAAGCTCTGCTCAGTGCCAACCATTTTTAGGGCTCAGGCATGGTGGGCAGTGAGCCCTgggggtgacagggacagggacatggCCACAGCTTCACCCACACCACTTTGCACATTCAATTTTGGGTGAGTGGCCAGGGAGGGTGTTGCAAGCAGGAAGCTCTGTGGTCAGTGCCAGGAGCTGAAATTTGAGGGAAGTTGGCTGGAGGGAGCTCTTCCCTTgtgccaccagcacccctggggGTGAGGGAcaggggggacaggaggggacatgGGAACCCCCAGGTTGTGGTGCCACCATCCTGCattcagcagcaccaggagctggggtGGCACCAGGGTGTCACAGGGGACAGGATgctgaggaggggatggagatTACGGGGGGCAGGGCTTGGGGAGGTCTGGGGGGGTCCCCAACACCCCTGACTACCTTTCCATCTCCTCGTTAGGAACGAGGACAGGGAGAGAGCGTGGAGGGCACCCCGGGAGACCAAACTGGAGACCATCCCAAACTGTGAAGCTTGGTGAGTGCAAGGGCAGCACCATGGGGACAGCTGGTGGGCAccagcatggcacagcatggcacagTCCCCTCTGTCACCCTCCGTGACTCCCAGGCCTGATCCTGCCCGTTGGTGCACAACTGGGCAGTGGGATCGGGGTGCCAGGGCTTGGTTCCCAGTTCCCACCAAGAAACAGGGAGCCTGGAGCCACCTCTGCCAATCTGGCTCTTGGaccagggaaactgaggcacacaAGGACCTCAGCAGCTTGCAGACCATGGCCCAAGGGCCAAACCTCATCACAGGGAGTGGGtgctccctgcagagcatccccagagcaGGGAGCCTGAGGGATGGGTCCAGCTGTGGGTGCTCCCTGCAGTGCCTGGCATAGCCAGGTCAGGGGTGAAAAGTGCTAATTAGATAATGACTGCTAATTAGATAATGATTAGGTAATGAGTATTTGCTGGGAgcagcctccctccctccccagctgaaagggatgctgcagccatctcagcctctcccagcagctcagagctgctgctccacaaGGGAAAGGACTTTTGGTCCTGTTTGCACCAAAAGAACATATCAACTGGGGAAATTCAGCAGAAAACCAAGCCCACactccagcctggctgagcagagccaggacagACCCCAGGAGTGACCTCCCAAAGGCTTCACGAGGCTGGAACCTGAGCAGGAACCACCTTGGTGTGAGCACAGGGAACATCTTTGGGATCAGCACGgccaagctgcccagggagggagcCCACAGTCCCCCCCGGGTCTGGTCATTAACTCTGTCCCTTTGCCTTCTCCCCTGGGACCTGGCAGCACCAAACCCAGCCCGGAGGAGGTGCGGGGCTGGGCACAATCCTTTGACAAGCTGATGAAGAGCCCGGCGGGGCGCAACGTCTTCCGAGAGTTTTTGAGGACTGAGTACAGTGAGGAGAACATGCTCTTCTGGCTGGCCTGTGAGGAGCTGAAAACTGAGTGCAACAAGCACACCATCGATGAGAAGGCCAGGGTGATCTATGAGGACTACATCTCCATCCTCTCACCCAAGGAGGTAGGAGGCAGAGCCCCTCTGGTGGCTCCTGGGGGTGTAGCTCGGGCTAAGATTGGTTGGATgggtcttgagcaacctggcccagaggaaggtgtccctgctcagggCAGGAGGGTTGTAATTCagtcatctttaaggtcccttccagcccaaaccattctgtggttctataaAAATAGGGCTGGGGGTGTTTTGTAGGGGAATGGCTCTGTCCTGGCTGCACTGATTtggggatggggtgggtggggatcCAGGGTGACAGGTTTGCTTCATGCTTGTGGGTGGTGGTGAGGAGAACATCCCCAGTCCCTCCCTAGAAGCAGCAGGACCCTGGGATGTGTTGTGCTGTGGGGACAAAACCTGAGGAGGGCACCAgtgggctgaggagctgctgcatcccagctctgcatccccAGGCTGGGAACATCCCAacccacctccccctgcccagccagggGATGCAGGACCAGACCCTGAGACCTCCCCAGTTCCCAAACATCCTGACTCTGGTGCAGGTAGTGACAGGAGAGGAAAGTGACCTCAAGCTGTGTCAGAGGAGTTTTAGATTGGGTATCTGCAGAAActtcttccctgaaagggttTGCCAGGCCCTGACACAGCCTGCCCAGGCCAGTGGTGgcatcaccatccctggagggatctCAAAGCcatttagatgtggtgctgagggccatgggttagtggtgagcttggcagtgctgggttaatggttggagcCTTGGTGATCTTAAGGATCTTtcccaaccagaacaattccaGGATTCTCTGAACCTCCAGGCTGGAACGTGCTGTGGTCTCCCTGTGTCTGACCACCCTACCTCGCCCAGGGGTGGGTTCTGGGGGGCTCAGCCTTGGGGGggggctcagccctggggatCCTTCAGCCCTTCCTGTTTGTCTCCCTGCCCCCCAGGTGAGCCTGGACTCTCGGGTACGGGAGGTGATCAACAGGAAGATGCAGGAGCCCTCCTCGCACACCTTCGACGATGCTCAGCTCCAGATCTACACCCTCATGCACAGAGACTCCTACCCCCGCTTCCTGAACTCTGCCATATACAAATCCCTGCTCCAGAGCATCTCCCGCTCCTCCTCCGAGTCCTAAGGACACCCACAGACCgtggggacactgctggggacaccagtgGGGACACCAGTGGCCAAGGGTGGATTGGTTGGGGGTTTGGTGCCTGccactgcctcctcctcctcctctccaccaccctccctgccagctcacCCTCAAGTTTTTAGCTTTTTATCCTATGAACTCTCACCCTACGTTCTGGGCCACCCTCCAGgactgtccccagggctggtggcacagcTCGGGGTGGCTCATACTACTGAAcccctgccctgtccccactgctggctggggatgctcctgggaACGTGCTGggacccagcaccccccagCTCCACCTGCACCCCCATTTGAAGAGGTCACTTTATCCCCTCTCCCCTATACCTGGGGACTTGGCACATCCCCCTGTCCCACCAGAGACCCAGTTGGGGACTGGTTTGGGGTTGGGGAGGTTGACAGTAattgagtttgttttgtttgcttttttttttacttattttaaatgctttttttttttggttgttgttggcTTTTactggaggggtgggaggggggttTGACAAGTGTCTCTGTACATATAAAAACTCATCAGGTTTACATTGCTCTGTCTGGTTGAAGCAGCCcaaggggcagggggaggcaatgctgctgctgcctctttgCATTCCCAGTGGATCCAGGGTGGGCAGCAGCTTCCCTAGGACCTCAGCACCCTCCTCTCCAAAGCTGCCTGAGGGACCTCTGGAAGGGCCAGAAGGGACCATGAGGATGTCCTgggagggtgggcagggggtaCCCTCCAGCTGCCCCCTCAACCCATCCCCATTGTATACTTGTCACCCCAACCccagagcatcctcagctcctggacctcagggaaggagaaaactcCTCTGCCCTCTGCAGAACCTCACAGACACCAGGAGCCCTGGAAGCAAAACCTCTCCACTGCTCTCCCACCAGTGAGGAAGAAGCCCAGGATTTGCCCTGGTCCCTGAGGGGCAGCTTGGCACCAAGCAGGGCTCTGTGGAGGATGGGGAACATCACAGGGAGGTTATTTTATCTCTAATGTATGGCTTGAGGAATGGTTTACTGGAGCCCCAGCACCCAGAATCAAAACATTCCTGCTTACAGCCCCTGCCTTCAAATGAAACCAACACCAGGGTCCTGCCACCcagcagaaaaacaactgaAGTCTTGGCTTTTCCTGTCCCAGAGCTGTCCCTGGTTTCCtattcctccttctctctttatCCCTTTCAAAGAGAAGAGCAGCACTGATTCTTTTTATTCAAGAtacttttttaaacaaacaaacaaaaaaattctcagcttttttatatttgtttccttccttcctcatgGCACAACTGGGTGGAAATTCCTGTCAGTGAATTCAGTTTTGTGGTTGTCAAGCTGGAAATGCAGCTCAAGAAAATGTATGTTTGAGAGAGACCAGAGATAGTTCCTTTGCTCAGGAATGTTGGTATTGTTGTTATTTGGCTGTTACTGGCAGGTTTTCCCACCACGAGTGCCAAACCTGCACTGGGGAGGTTTCAAGTTCTGGATGAGGGGTTTGCTCTGGGGGTCTCTCCCATGGCCTTGGAGGTTGAGCATCCCTGAAGCTGTTCAAGACCCCAGCAAGCTGGTCCAAGCCTCTCTGCACACCATGGAGGTCTCTACCCAGTGAAGACCCCACTCTCACCAGTTCATTCACTCTCTTGCTCTACTCCCATCACCTTTCAACACCTCACAAGTGAATTTTAACCTCTGAGCCACACTTTTCCCCAGTGCCTTTCCCCTTACTAGCTCTGCTTGCTGTTATCCTAGCAAAGAGCACAGGAAGGTGCCCTGAGTcacttttccctctcttccaaGGGTTTCCTGCTGCTTGGAACCCTTCATCCCCAACTCAGGATTCTCAGCAAACTGCACCCAAACCCCACTCCCCTCCTTAGAGGAACCCAAGAGAAGAAAGGCAACAGCAACTGGTAATGAGctggctcctgctcccagcacacaAGCCAGAGGGCCTTGGCCAACTCTGGTTTCAGATCCTGAAGCTTTTTTTAAGCATTAGGACACTGTTCCCTCCTCAGCCTGGTTTGAATAATCCTATTTGCCACAAGACTCATGAGGCTTAAACAAACTTGTCAGCGTCTTTGAGTCTTTTCCTTCTTGGGAGATTTGGCTGCACCCCATAACGTGCAAGCCCCAAGCAAAGGATCCTGTTTGGGATCTCTGCCTCTGGAGGAGCTCAGCCCTCAAAGGGGCTGGGAGCacatttcctgctgctttcatgTGGCTGCTTCCTCCCCTCCAAGGTCTCTGCTGAATGCCTGCTCTCTGGCATGCTGAAAAGCCACTGGAAATACTTGGATTTTTGCTCAGGAAGTGGGGAATGATGCCATGGGAGAGGGGACTGCCAATGCCCCAGCACAAGAGCTGCAGTGCACAGCACTGTCCCCCAGATGCTGCATCACCCAGTTTAAGgctaggaaaaggaaagcaggaggatTTTAAGTTTTAGGCTGAAAGCTGTTGTGAGGACAGGCAGGATTTTCCATTAAATTGCAGTTACTTCCCAGCAAGAGCCTGACCCTGCAGGTCCCACTCAGTCAAGTTGGCAGCTCTGGGACCCCAAGTCTTGCCCTGCTCTTGGTCAAAACTCAAGTTCAACCTCAGAGCTAAGTGCTAACAGGTCCCACCAATACCTGTAAATCCCTACCTGTCTCCTCCAGGTCCAAACctctgaaaaatttttttttttgcagcatttcaCCTCCTCCTGAGCTTCTCCAGAAAATTCAGGCTGCCTTTCAGCTGTCAAGCTAAGAGCAGAGCATAGACAAGCAGAAAAGTGCCTGAGATTCCCTTTTAACACTCCCACCAGCCAGTGgaatccctcctcctcctctatgGATAGCTTCTCCCTGTATTGGAGAAGCTCCCTACTCCCCCAGATCAacagtttgggggttttctttttatatgtCACCCTGTCCCTGCACAGCTCATGCTGGTGACAACATGAGGCATCACTGCAAAACCAAATGAACACTGCCAAGCATCTGCTCTGTGCCCCAAAAGCTGTGTTCCATCATCAGGACCCCACAACCAGGGGGGGGAAACCAACACTGCCCACCCTAGGACTTGACCCAGGAACCAGCATCCCAGGACCTACAAATGGTTTCTCTCTTTCTGGTGCTCCAGGCACTGCTCAGTCCTCATCCACCTGGACATTAACCATCCATCAAGCTCCCATCCAGTTCcacaccataaaaaaaaataataaatgcaaaGTGCTGCCCACACCCAGCTCAAATAAAAGTCAGAAACTgacaaaaacatttaattagtttagaaggaaaaaaaaataaaaaataaaaaaaagtgacCTTACTTGCttagatgagaaaaataatgactAAAAACGTGTTTAGTGAGCCCTCCTGCCAACCTGTCAGCCCTCAGCTGGGGCTCTCCTGTGGGGCCCAGGCAGGGACTGCTCTCTCAGCTGGTGACAATGCAAACTCACAGGGACACAGTTAAGACAAATGCcgtgggagctgctggagggaggtGCACTCTGAGCTGTGtttggctgctgctctcaggcCATGGCACATATCAGCAGAACTGCAAGAGAAGGGAGTTTAAACcccaattagaaaaaaaaaaaaaaaaaaagaattaactgGCTGCCAAAGGAGTTTGTGGATCATGCACGTGCTGGCCTAGAAGAAGAGTGGGATCCAGgtgatggttttgtttctgcagctggCAAGGGCTTGGGGACCCTGCAGAGGCAAGGCTCAGCCCCTTGGGGCAGGGGCCAAGCTCAGCTCCTCTTTGAATCTCTCAACTGTGGCTCTTTGGCACTTGGGAGCTCTGCCACTTCTGCTCACCATGGACCAGAGATCTCTGCTCACCCCGAGCTCTGTGTGCAGTGTGAAAACAGCTGGTTTAAAATCCTGACTGATGAGAGAGGGGGACAGAGGGAGGATGGAAAGCACTGTGAAGCTGGTGATGGCAGAAGAGAGgatgtgaggaagaaggaggCAGGGAATGCACAAGTGAGCCTCGACCCCAAGCTGGTCTGCAGAGATGGGATGAACCCAGgagctctctctctcctctgtgCTGGGAGGAAAGGTGACTTGCTAGAGCTTTTGGCAAGCACCCCGTGAGGGCAGCAGCTCTAAGggcctgcagcagcctgggtgcAGCCACCCTAACACCCCTCAGTGCCAGTAATATCCTTGGTGTGCTACCTTCCAGCGATTCCCACACTCGTTGCACACGACGAAGGTGGTCATGGGCTCATCCGAGCTGCGGGTCTGCACCTGGGGGAGACAGGAGGGAAATGAGAGCTCAGCATCCTCCATGGCCCCAGGAAAAGGGTTACAGggagctcctgctgcctcttggCCACCAGGGATTGGCGCTGGggtgctgctgttcagaaaaaaaaaaaccagggagAGACATGGGAGGGCAAGAGGAGCTTCCCTGGGAAGGAGTTTGGTTGTTGTTCCATGAGCTGAGATTTCCTGCACACCTCTCAGCACCTCACTGCAGTCTGAGGATACCAGAGGGAGGTGGTTTGGAGCATCTCCCCGCCCACAGTGTTCCCAGGAAGGGACAGAGCCTGCAGTGAGATGATGACAAAACCCTCAGCACACCAAGCACCTGCAgcaccactaaaaaaaaaaagcactcaaGAGCAGTCCTATGTCCTGGCCTCCCAGGAGCATGATAAATCCCAGGAGTTATCAGGTTCTGCACATTTCCAGTCTGGTTTAGATTTGAGCCATTAAGGAACTCTGGTATTCAGCCCAGATGTGACTGCTGCCTCTGACTGGTTCTTGCCAGAAACAGTTTCACAGCATTTGAATACCACAAGGCAGATCCACACTGAAAATACTGGTACCCCCTGTGCAAGCCAGACAACAGAACTATGTCAAGGGGTAATTATGGTGATCTACATGTGTAATTACCCAATATGCAAGAGTCACAGCATTTGCAAGATGCAAATGAAGCATGTTTTGCAAACAGGCTGGTGGCTGAATTCTGTAATTCTCACCCAGTGTTACTGCCCAGCTTCCTATGCTTCCACAAACATCAGTTCCTCCGCTTGGAACTCGCAACACCTCAGTCACCAAACAGTGATTTCACTGgaaaactaataataaaaaccagaaaacctcCTGAGATTTCCATTCACTGTCATCACCTACCCTGATTCCAAGCAGTTGGCTTCCACTCTGCTGCAGGTGGAGACCAAAGTCCCACAcgctgcagagaggaaaaagtgcAGTGTTTCCAGCTGTCTTCCTGGGATGCCTctggccccatccagcctgtgGGatgtgaggctgctgctgagccaaaGGAAaatcccagcccagctgcctggctCTCAGCTGCCTTTGTACGTCACGTCCAGGAGTACAAAAGAGTTTCACTCCTCTGTGTCTGCACATCCAGTTTGTGTGCACCCACCCAGCAGCAACTGCCTGTTTGCTTGGTGCATTTTTGGGTATCTGTGCATTCTAATCCACTGACTCACAGCTAAGGCACATTGATCTCCAGATGCTCTGCCCCAAACACAGGAGCTGAAAGGCACTGGGAATGCACgaggctgccagcagctgtccactgaggagaaaaatcccctctgcctgctcccatCACACTGCTCTGCTTATTCCCCAGCTTTCACCTTTTCCACTTTATTTTAAGTAAGTTGGGATCTGTCCAGCTGCAGCTTATCTGCATTCTTCATTTGCACTTTTAATGCCACCAAGGTGCCTGACTCAGTTTCTGCAGTCTCTCTCCTCTGCACCACTCACCTCCTTTCTTGTCTGGATCCCCACGTTCCCAGCACCTGCTTTCAGCATGCAGGTTGAACATGCCTGCTGTGCAGCAAACAAGGAAACTTCCTTGCTCTGCACAACCCTTCTCTTGTACAAATGAGCCAAGTTACACAAACTCCCAGGGAAGATGGGTGCAAAACCACTGTGCACGTTTTAGAGAGCCACAAGTGGACAAAAAGCAGTAAGAGCTCCTGAAAGTCCTGTGCAGGGCTCAACAAGGCAGAGGTTTTAGGAGCTAGAAAACTAACCTGGGTGTAGGTGCAGTTCTTCTTCTTGCATTTCCCACAGGTGAAGAGATCAGTCTGTGTCCCTCCTGTCTTGGCCATCTGGTGCTCCCGGATTGCTTCTTTCGTCATGGCTTTCCTGATCTCCTTCAGCTCATTACTGGccatttcctttcaaaaaagcaaaaagcaataaaatgacATCTGTCCCACTCCAGTGGAAACTCAACAGGACAGATGGGTATTACCACAGAAAGCCTTTCATTCCTGGTTCATGGAATACCAACAGATCACTCTCCACACTGCAAACCCCATCCCTACCTCCTTCTCCACGCACTCTGCTGAGACATCTGCAACCCTGGCAGATCAGCCCCTGGCTTCAGGCTAAACCACAGGACACTGTAAAAAGCTTCCTTACCTCTGAGGTCATCACTGCAATCTGCTCAGGAGTGATGGCCCCACACAGCACATTCTTTTTCAGCTCAGGATTTTTGGAGTCCTTCAGGTTGGAGATGCGGCTCCTCACGCGGTTTTTGTATTTCATGTCAGTGTTCTTCACGTCCTGGTATATGCGTGCGTGGCAGTCAAGGAGTCTGAAAACCAGCCCAGAGGCCCCCAAGCACTTTCTGCACTACTCAGGAAAAGCAGGGAATGCTCCCTGAtgccaggacacagctgagGGTGGAGGAACCCAAGAGCAGTGCCTGCTCTGAGAGGTTGGTGCTGACCCCAGAGCACAGAAGATTTAATTTTCACTGTGCTGGAagtaatgtttcttttcagctaTGCTCAGGTTCTTCATCCTCTTTTTCTCAGCAAAGCTGCCACAAAACTCTCCTCTAAGAAATCCTCCTACCCCACAACCCCCTCACCAAGCAACCTCCTGGCTCATCTCAAGCCAACATGCAATTTCATCCTTGTTTCTCCACCATTCCCATTGGTTTTGCCTCCACCAGCACACCCTCCTCaacagggaggcagagggaagctTCATGCATTTGGAAGCAGAGATAAGGGCAGGACAATCTCTTTATGAGAAGGACAAACTGGGGATTATGGTCCAGTATGGTGCAATAACCATGTTCATCAGACCAGCAAGGGGTCTGCCCTCAGCTCCCAACTCTGCACTGGTGGCTCCGTAGTGACCCAGAACTCATCCAAGCAGAGCTGAAACCAGAGCCAGAACCCTGGCAAGCAGAGCTAGAGCAGAACACTGATGCCAAGACATTAAATTCATGGCCTGGAGGCAGGCAGGGCCTGTGCAGTAAGGATATATTCTTCAATCTGAGCTGCTATGTGCTCACAGTCAGCACCAATGGCAATATAGTCATCTGGAAGACAAGAGAAACACAAGGTCAGTGCCTTCCAACCAGGCAAGGGGTCCCCAAGCTCAGCATTTCTGAGACAGAAATCTAGATAGTTTGCTGTTTTGATGCTTTGACACCAAAGAGCAGCCCTTCAACCTTTAGAAAAGGGCAGGGATGCAAATGGATCAATCCAGCCTGCCTTGGCCCTTTCTCTCTGGGAGATGGACTGCACTAGACAAAGCCAACAAGAATCTGGTTCCCAGAAGTTTTTCCACTACCTTCTTGGTAGAGTTGGAATCAAAAATGGATCAGCAGGAATTCCCAGGAGATCCTGGGGGCTGTGGGAAGTAGCTCTCCCCAAACCAACAATCTGGCAAGGCCCAAAAGCATTTGGGGCTAAAAGCTTTCCTTGTTCTTCTCAGCTCAGGACTCTGCTCCTCCCCTCTTCTTTCAGACCCCAATCCATCAGCACCATGTAGAGTGCAGTAACTGGGTATGGTAACCAAGGccacagagcagggctgagcttAGGGAAAGACCTGAGGGGACCATTTCCCAGGCTTCAGAtggaaagtttctttttctaagagttaaataaagcatttaaatgCAGCCTCCATGCATGCAGAGGAAGGCAAGCAATAAAGACTTTGTGAACTTCTCCATCTGCCACCTCCATTCCTTGGCTCTAAATTAATAAAACTCTGTAGTTCTTAAACCCCAGTTTTCCAGAGGGATCTGCAGGTTGGACACAAGCATGTGTTCAGCTTGAGGGGTTTAAAACCTGGCTGAGCACCTGCAGGTGCCTCATTTGAGATGGCACAGCCTGAGCACAAGAGAGCCCTGTTCCACCCCAGGGCCAGACGACCACAGTGCAGGGGAGGCTAAGAGCAGATGGATGGCAATAATCCTTTGAACAAAGGTGCTGAGCTCCAGACAGAGGACTCTCAGGacacaggaggagctggggaggactTCAGGGAGCCCAGGGTTAACCTCAGCACTCACCAtcagcctgcagagctgttgtcagcatttctctgcatttgtttCGGACAGCATCACaggtgatgggtgctggggggaacGTGGTGATCTTGGGGGTGGTCGGAGTCTTTGGAGGCTCCTGCCTTTTGTTGGAGCTAAAAGAGAAACTTCAGAGGTCAGAATGGCTCCAGTTGAGGTCACTGAGAGAAAGGCTCAGATGATTGTGTTGCACAGGGCAGTTTGGAAAAATGAGACTTCCCAAAGGACAAAAGG harbors:
- the RGS19 gene encoding regulator of G-protein signaling 19 isoform X1, with protein sequence MARLQNAGPASSVPPLPMSRHETSPTSLPPASNHRPNACCFCWCCCCSCSWNEDRERAWRAPRETKLETIPNCEACTKPSPEEVRGWAQSFDKLMKSPAGRNVFREFLRTEYSEENMLFWLACEELKTECNKHTIDEKARVIYEDYISILSPKEVSLDSRVREVINRKMQEPSSHTFDDAQLQIYTLMHRDSYPRFLNSAIYKSLLQSISRSSSES
- the TCEA2 gene encoding transcription elongation factor A protein 2 isoform X1 — its product is MGGEEEIVRIARRLDKMVAKKSADGAMDLLKELKTMPMTLDLLQSTRIGMSVNALRKQSTDEEVISLAKSLIKSWKKLLDASEEKSEEKKKSLSLPTSSSKETGNSREQSSNKRQEPPKTPTTPKITTFPPAPITCDAVRNKCREMLTTALQADDDYIAIGADCEHIAAQIEECIYQDVKNTDMKYKNRVRSRISNLKDSKNPELKKNVLCGAITPEQIAVMTSEEMASNELKEIRKAMTKEAIREHQMAKTGGTQTDLFTCGKCKKKNCTYTQVQTRSSDEPMTTFVVCNECGNRWKVAHQGYYWH
- the TCEA2 gene encoding transcription elongation factor A protein 2 isoform X3; protein product: MDLLKELKTMPMTLDLLQSTRIGMSVNALRKQSTDEEVISLAKSLIKSWKKLLDASEEKSEEKKKSLSLPTSSSKETGNSREQSSNKRQEPPKTPTTPKITTFPPAPITCDAVRNKCREMLTTALQADDDYIAIGADCEHIAAQIEECIYQDVKNTDMKYKNRVRSRISNLKDSKNPELKKNVLCGAITPEQIAVMTSEEMASNELKEIRKAMTKEAIREHQMAKTGGTQTDLFTCGKCKKKNCTYTQVQTRSSDEPMTTFVVCNECGNRWKVAHQGYYWH
- the TCEA2 gene encoding transcription elongation factor A protein 2 isoform X2, with product MGGEEEIVRIARRLDKMVAKKSADGAMDLLKELKTMPMTLDLLQSTRIGMSVNALRKQSTDEEVISLAKSLIKSWKKLLDASEEKSEEKKKSLSLPTSSSKETGNSREQSSNKRQEPPKTPTTPKITTFPPAPITCDAVRNKCREMLTTALQADDDYIAIGADCEHIAAQIEECIYQDVKNTDMKYKNRVRSRISNLKDSKNPELKKNVLCGAITPEQIAVMTSEEMASNELKEIRKAMTKEAIREHQMAKTGGTQTDLFTCGKCKKKNCTYTQVQTRSSDEPMTTFVVCNECGNRWKFC
- the TCEA2 gene encoding transcription elongation factor A protein 2 isoform X4, with translation MDLLKELKTMPMTLDLLQSTRIGMSVNALRKQSTDEEVISLAKSLIKSWKKLLDASEEKSEEKKKSLSLPTSSSKETGNSREQSSNKRQEPPKTPTTPKITTFPPAPITCDAVRNKCREMLTTALQADDDYIAIGADCEHIAAQIEECIYQDVKNTDMKYKNRVRSRISNLKDSKNPELKKNVLCGAITPEQIAVMTSEEMASNELKEIRKAMTKEAIREHQMAKTGGTQTDLFTCGKCKKKNCTYTQVQTRSSDEPMTTFVVCNECGNRWKFC
- the RGS19 gene encoding regulator of G-protein signaling 19 isoform X2; translation: MSRHETSPTSLPPASNHRPNACCFCWCCCCSCSWNEDRERAWRAPRETKLETIPNCEACTKPSPEEVRGWAQSFDKLMKSPAGRNVFREFLRTEYSEENMLFWLACEELKTECNKHTIDEKARVIYEDYISILSPKEVSLDSRVREVINRKMQEPSSHTFDDAQLQIYTLMHRDSYPRFLNSAIYKSLLQSISRSSSES